One Nostoc sp. UHCC 0302 DNA window includes the following coding sequences:
- the sir gene encoding sulfite reductase, ferredoxin dependent — protein sequence MVKSAPPPIASRKPSKVEGIKENSNFLREPVATEILQDTTHFSEDSVQLLKFHGSYQQDNRDNRVKGQEKDYQFMLRTKNPGGFVPPQLYLSLDKLADEYGNHTLRVTTRQGFQLHGILKKNLKTAIATIVKNLGSTLGACGDINRNVMAPPVPFKNRPEYGYAWEYAHNIADLLSPQTGAYYEIWLDGEKVISAGENPEVKAARQRNGNGTIIHDNEEPIYGTHYMPRKFKVCVTVPGDNSIDLYSQDLTLVVITDKKGKLEGFNIFAGGGLGRTHGKEETFARLADPICYVAKDDVYDLVKAIVATQRDYGDRTDRRHARLKYLINDWGVDKFRAKVEEYFGKTVAPFQPLPEFKYQDFLGWHEQGDGKLFLGISIDNGRIKDEGSLQLKTALREIVEQFNLPIRLTPHQNLIFADVEPDNKQAIQEILDRYGVVSDPSQIEPLVRFAMACPALPTCGLAITESERAIPGILERIRALLNKLGLQKEHFVVRMTGCPNGCARPYMAELGLVGSAPESYQLWLGGSPDQTRLAQPYIDKLHHNDLESFLEPIFVFFKKSRKSKERFGDFCDRITFDAIREFAATYEPQTANGGGKSRHRVNLKDEVYMKLKEASVREGKPMTELVNDALEVYFQNLSEVATSPDVP from the coding sequence ATGGTTAAATCTGCTCCTCCCCCAATTGCCAGCCGTAAGCCTTCCAAAGTAGAAGGAATCAAGGAAAATAGTAATTTTTTGCGTGAACCCGTAGCAACTGAGATCCTTCAAGACACCACTCACTTTAGTGAAGATTCAGTGCAGCTTTTGAAGTTTCACGGGTCTTACCAGCAGGATAACCGCGATAATCGCGTCAAGGGACAGGAAAAAGATTACCAGTTTATGCTGCGGACAAAAAACCCTGGTGGTTTTGTGCCGCCGCAGCTATATCTGTCTTTAGATAAGCTGGCTGATGAGTATGGCAATCACACATTACGAGTAACTACGCGTCAAGGGTTCCAGCTGCATGGGATCTTAAAGAAGAATCTCAAGACAGCGATTGCCACTATCGTCAAAAATCTGGGTTCAACTTTGGGTGCTTGCGGCGACATCAATCGTAATGTGATGGCTCCACCAGTCCCTTTTAAAAATCGCCCAGAGTATGGATATGCTTGGGAGTATGCCCACAACATTGCTGATTTACTTTCACCCCAAACGGGCGCTTATTACGAAATTTGGTTGGATGGGGAAAAGGTAATTAGCGCTGGAGAAAACCCAGAGGTGAAGGCAGCGCGGCAGCGAAATGGGAATGGCACAATCATTCATGATAACGAAGAACCGATTTATGGCACGCATTATATGCCCCGTAAGTTCAAGGTTTGCGTGACAGTGCCAGGCGATAATTCAATTGATTTGTATTCCCAAGACCTGACTTTAGTAGTAATTACTGATAAGAAGGGAAAACTAGAAGGATTTAATATTTTTGCTGGTGGTGGTTTAGGCAGGACACACGGTAAAGAAGAAACTTTTGCAAGGCTTGCAGATCCAATTTGCTATGTAGCAAAAGATGATGTTTACGACTTAGTAAAAGCGATTGTTGCTACCCAAAGAGATTATGGCGATCGCACTGACCGTCGTCATGCCAGATTAAAATATCTGATTAACGATTGGGGTGTGGATAAATTCCGCGCCAAGGTAGAAGAATACTTTGGAAAAACAGTCGCACCCTTCCAACCACTACCAGAGTTTAAATATCAGGATTTTCTCGGTTGGCATGAACAAGGTGACGGCAAGTTATTTTTAGGAATTTCCATTGACAATGGTCGGATTAAAGATGAAGGTTCCCTGCAACTGAAAACTGCTTTGCGGGAAATTGTTGAGCAATTTAACTTGCCCATCCGTCTGACACCCCACCAAAATTTAATTTTTGCCGACGTCGAACCAGATAATAAGCAAGCCATTCAAGAGATTCTCGACCGATATGGTGTCGTCTCTGACCCCAGCCAAATCGAGCCTTTAGTACGTTTTGCGATGGCTTGCCCCGCTTTGCCTACTTGCGGTTTGGCAATTACTGAATCAGAAAGGGCAATACCCGGTATTTTAGAGCGAATCCGCGCTCTGCTAAATAAACTTGGTTTACAAAAGGAACATTTTGTAGTAAGGATGACAGGCTGCCCTAACGGCTGCGCTCGTCCCTACATGGCAGAATTAGGGTTAGTGGGTAGCGCTCCAGAAAGTTACCAATTATGGTTAGGGGGTTCGCCAGATCAGACACGACTGGCGCAACCTTACATAGATAAGCTGCACCATAATGATTTGGAAAGCTTCTTGGAGCCGATTTTTGTCTTCTTTAAGAAGTCACGTAAATCAAAGGAACGCTTCGGCGATTTTTGCGATCGCATTACTTTTGATGCCATTCGTGAATTTGCTGCCACTTACGAACCTCAAACCGCTAATGGCGGGGGCAAATCACGCCACCGGGTAAATCTCAAGGATGAGGTTTACATGAAGTTAAAGGAGGCATCTGTACGTGAAGGCAAGCCAATGACTGAGTTGGTAAATGATGCATTAGAGGTTTATTTCCAGAATCTATCTGAAGTAGCAACCTCTCCTGATGTACCCTAG
- a CDS encoding DUF937 domain-containing protein, with the protein MGLFFDVLSTINNPNQQGSVAQLESITNSVQQVMVSRGIQPSQMQNVMSIVGNMLRPALKQQQSTLDGNQLQNLIDQVVDPKLDTFALQSLLSPQLQQQIVEAVSQQTGLSPNVIQAALPTLTSAVLSLLNMGSTKSGTLGSNSLLSTFLDSDSNTDMGDVLKFANRFLNPYPTLHNS; encoded by the coding sequence ATGGGACTTTTTTTTGATGTTCTAAGTACAATTAATAATCCCAATCAACAGGGAAGTGTTGCTCAGCTAGAGTCAATCACAAACTCGGTTCAGCAAGTGATGGTTAGTCGCGGAATTCAACCATCTCAAATGCAAAATGTAATGTCAATTGTGGGGAATATGCTTCGTCCCGCGCTCAAGCAACAACAGTCAACTTTGGATGGTAATCAGTTACAGAATTTGATTGATCAAGTTGTTGATCCTAAACTGGATACATTTGCACTGCAATCTTTACTATCACCTCAGTTACAGCAGCAAATCGTTGAAGCAGTTTCTCAACAAACTGGGCTAAGTCCTAATGTGATTCAAGCTGCTTTGCCAACGCTCACTTCAGCAGTGTTAAGTCTGCTAAATATGGGTTCTACTAAATCTGGGACTCTAGGTTCAAACTCTCTTTTGAGTACTTTTTTAGATAGCGATAGTAATACAGATATGGGGGATGTTCTGAAATTTGCCAATCGTTTTCTTAATCCATACCCCACCCTGCATAATTCTTAA
- a CDS encoding DUF4912 domain-containing protein: MKKRIDKMFCQNKSLISLTTLFSLSATAFTPLVISLTIRPVLAQSLGVSTSFPVPQSVKSGTKVQINSTTSMGNINQALAKRFKAKFPGTDVKIAYDGTDTSLKALPNGKIDLAAIGRSLTEAEKARGLVSTPIARNKIAVIVGKDNPYKNSLTSEQVAKIFQGEINNWSQVGGSPQPIRLIDRPENSELRQALQNYPVFKKASFKTGANTVKLPADNTEAVIKELGTNGIGYAIADQVINNPNVQIVSLHKVFPTDPRYPFSQPLGYVYQKSNPSPAAKAFLGYATAPENQRIIEEARAGNATLAKPIVPKAVPEPIATPPAKIAFVPMAVRESQREFPFWLLLVPLLGVLGGLLWWLLNRRTPTSVSARVAAPEPVRTPEGRIILTPRNCRDVYAYWEVPNEVKLDLRRQGGRYLKVRVYDVTDIDMARQPPHSMKEFDCHEQAQDIHIPIAVDNRDYAAELGYFTNSDRWLKIARSAPVRVPACQLVGVTPVTATAGSLESNHPASIEGESRVILVPRNSKNAYVYWEVPEAHKAQLQHQGGRKLALRVYDTTGIDLQGQPARIFRQFECDQSTPDLHITIVQSDRDYVAELGYLTNDGRWLKLAHSAPVKVTYAMSVTKTSILQFG, from the coding sequence ATGAAAAAGCGTATTGATAAAATGTTTTGTCAAAATAAATCACTGATATCATTAACAACTTTATTCAGCTTAAGTGCTACTGCTTTTACTCCCTTAGTCATCTCTTTGACTATTCGTCCTGTACTTGCTCAGTCATTGGGTGTTAGTACTTCTTTTCCGGTTCCACAATCTGTTAAGAGCGGAACAAAAGTGCAGATTAATAGCACAACTAGTATGGGAAACATTAATCAGGCACTAGCAAAACGGTTCAAAGCAAAGTTTCCTGGTACAGACGTTAAGATTGCTTATGATGGCACAGATACATCTTTAAAAGCATTGCCAAATGGAAAAATTGATTTGGCTGCGATTGGGCGATCGCTCACAGAAGCGGAGAAAGCACGAGGACTTGTTAGCACTCCTATAGCCCGTAATAAGATTGCTGTAATTGTTGGCAAGGACAATCCATATAAGAACAGCCTGACTTCTGAACAGGTTGCCAAAATCTTTCAAGGTGAAATTAACAACTGGTCACAAGTTGGTGGTTCTCCACAACCGATTCGCTTGATTGACCGCCCAGAAAATAGTGAGCTGCGGCAAGCATTGCAAAATTATCCCGTCTTTAAAAAAGCTTCATTTAAAACAGGTGCAAACACCGTCAAACTTCCAGCAGATAACACAGAAGCGGTCATCAAAGAACTAGGAACGAATGGCATTGGATATGCGATCGCAGATCAGGTAATCAATAACCCTAATGTGCAGATTGTCTCCCTACACAAGGTTTTTCCAACCGATCCTCGTTATCCATTTTCCCAGCCTTTGGGATATGTTTACCAAAAATCTAATCCCAGTCCAGCGGCAAAAGCCTTTTTAGGTTATGCAACTGCTCCAGAGAATCAAAGAATCATTGAAGAAGCTAGGGCTGGAAATGCAACACTGGCAAAGCCAATCGTGCCAAAGGCAGTGCCAGAGCCAATCGCAACTCCTCCAGCCAAAATTGCTTTTGTTCCAATGGCTGTAAGGGAATCGCAACGTGAATTTCCGTTCTGGTTGTTGTTAGTTCCGCTACTGGGTGTACTGGGTGGATTGCTGTGGTGGTTGCTGAATCGACGCACACCTACTTCTGTTTCTGCTAGAGTTGCAGCACCAGAACCTGTCCGCACCCCAGAAGGTCGTATTATCCTCACGCCCCGGAATTGCAGGGATGTTTATGCTTACTGGGAAGTACCAAACGAAGTGAAACTAGACCTGCGACGGCAAGGCGGACGTTATTTAAAAGTACGTGTTTACGATGTCACTGATATAGACATGGCTCGTCAACCGCCGCACAGCATGAAGGAGTTTGACTGCCATGAACAGGCGCAAGATATTCATATTCCCATCGCAGTAGACAATCGTGATTACGCTGCTGAGCTTGGTTACTTTACTAATAGCGATCGCTGGCTGAAAATTGCTCGTTCGGCTCCTGTACGGGTTCCCGCCTGTCAACTTGTTGGTGTTACTCCTGTTACAGCCACAGCTGGGTCTTTAGAAAGCAATCATCCTGCAAGCATCGAAGGTGAAAGTCGTGTGATCCTCGTGCCTCGCAACTCTAAAAATGCTTATGTCTACTGGGAAGTTCCCGAAGCACACAAGGCACAGCTACAACACCAGGGTGGACGGAAGTTGGCGCTTCGTGTTTACGACACTACAGGTATTGATCTGCAAGGACAACCTGCTCGCATTTTTCGACAGTTTGAGTGTGATCAGTCAACGCCCGATTTACACATTACCATTGTCCAAAGCGATCGCGACTATGTTGCAGAATTGGGCTATCTCACCAACGATGGTCGTTGGCTAAAACTTGCTCATTCTGCTCCTGTAAAAGTTACATATGCGATGAGCGTGACCAAGACAAGCATATTGCAATTCGGGTGA
- a CDS encoding lipopolysaccharide biosynthesis protein — translation MQQKKSLTLRHNFSWAFTGNAVYAACQWGMLVVLAKLGSPKMVGQLALGLAIAAPIVAFTNLQLRSVQATDVKKQYCFSDYLGLRLISTALALLVIAVISLSGGYAWETSLVIFLVGLAKALESISDVFYGLMQQHKRVDKIAISLIMKGFLSLLLLSIGVHQSSSILWGVTGLVFAWAVVLISYDIFNGVLVLKHLSQLQPHWKRPILAKLVWLCLPLGFVMMLVSLNNNIPRYFIEQYLGEQQLGIFAAIAYLMVIGGMLVNALGESVSPWLAKYYAAGDATAFRTLLLKFVGVASLLGGTIVLVALVAGGQILTFLYQPEYAEQTNLFVWLMVAAGISYVSSCLGYAMTAAKYFCIQVPMFLAVAVISPVACIWLLPYMGLLGAAIALIIAATVQTVMNLGAVIHSLHKLDSKNLNPSTRLS, via the coding sequence CAGTCTATGCAGCTTGCCAGTGGGGGATGCTTGTGGTGTTAGCTAAACTTGGTAGTCCAAAAATGGTAGGGCAGCTTGCCTTGGGTTTGGCGATCGCAGCGCCTATAGTCGCATTTACGAATCTGCAACTACGATCTGTGCAAGCAACAGATGTAAAAAAACAGTACTGTTTCAGCGATTACTTGGGGTTGAGGCTAATTTCAACAGCACTAGCACTTCTAGTTATTGCTGTAATTAGTTTGTCTGGAGGGTATGCGTGGGAAACATCTTTAGTTATCTTCTTGGTTGGTTTGGCGAAAGCATTAGAGTCTATTAGTGACGTATTTTATGGACTCATGCAGCAGCACAAACGTGTAGATAAAATTGCGATATCCCTAATAATGAAAGGTTTTTTATCGCTGCTATTACTGAGCATCGGCGTACATCAATCCAGTAGTATTTTATGGGGCGTAACGGGATTAGTCTTCGCTTGGGCTGTGGTGCTGATTAGCTACGACATCTTTAATGGTGTGTTGGTACTCAAGCATTTATCACAACTACAACCACATTGGAAACGTCCAATTTTAGCAAAGCTGGTATGGCTTTGTTTACCATTGGGGTTTGTCATGATGCTAGTTTCGCTTAACAACAATATTCCCCGCTACTTTATTGAACAATATTTGGGCGAACAGCAACTGGGGATTTTTGCAGCCATAGCCTATCTAATGGTGATAGGAGGGATGTTAGTAAATGCTTTGGGGGAATCAGTTAGTCCCTGGTTAGCCAAATACTATGCAGCAGGAGATGCCACAGCATTCCGCACCCTTTTGCTCAAGTTTGTGGGCGTAGCTAGTTTACTGGGCGGAACTATTGTTTTAGTTGCTCTTGTGGCTGGAGGGCAGATCCTGACTTTTTTGTATCAGCCCGAATATGCTGAGCAAACAAATTTATTTGTCTGGTTAATGGTTGCTGCTGGAATTAGCTATGTATCATCCTGCTTGGGCTATGCAATGACGGCAGCTAAGTATTTTTGCATCCAAGTACCTATGTTTTTGGCAGTAGCTGTTATTTCACCCGTTGCTTGTATTTGGTTGCTGCCCTATATGGGATTACTAGGTGCTGCGATCGCTTTAATTATTGCAGCTACGGTGCAAACTGTGATGAATTTAGGGGCGGTTATTCATAGTCTGCACAAACTCGACAGCAAAAACCTCAATCCATCCACAAGGCTAAGCTGA